One Polynucleobacter sp. MG-5-Ahmo-C2 genomic window carries:
- a CDS encoding TAXI family TRAP transporter solute-binding subunit, which translates to MKNQGFNYIKLVLRDEFLALKELFIERKIFLIIVIAILLAIILLLKPFPPRSVTLTTNKSTEYAYTRLAEAFRDSLEENGLKVDLIATAGTIENANLLENPNSDVNVALIQGGAISNEQSQNFYSLGSIAYEPVWIFCRKDLVKMPQEFKDLARLNLNVGLGPAGGGTLPLVKRLFEANGIEIASRNNFRVSSYEADFEDLLKSKLDCTIEVMPYHDRKVQFLLRNPKIALMGIPDAKAYQMSVPYLEKLVLPAHSVDIAKSIPDKDISLIATTTTLAVKKDLNEDVQTLLLVTVRDCLQDFKSLFFASRGEFPKYMDPSIPISPVARKFYNQGVPQIFSHLPFFLAGFTNRLWIFLLTAFALLYPLAKLNMKLRSINYEIRQSPYLEELLSIERKITASQLVKSDAEYLLQRLEKLNKQVISERVPIGMENSYFNLLSAIELVRSKIASNSRY; encoded by the coding sequence TTGAAAAATCAAGGATTCAACTACATTAAGTTAGTTCTGCGCGATGAATTTCTAGCACTCAAAGAACTATTTATTGAGAGAAAAATATTCCTCATCATAGTCATAGCCATTTTGCTGGCTATCATATTGCTTCTTAAACCATTCCCGCCACGCTCAGTCACTTTAACGACAAATAAAAGCACAGAGTATGCTTACACCAGGTTGGCGGAGGCCTTCAGAGATTCGCTTGAGGAAAATGGCTTAAAAGTGGATTTAATTGCTACAGCTGGCACTATAGAAAATGCTAATCTGCTCGAGAATCCGAATAGTGATGTCAATGTTGCTCTTATTCAAGGTGGGGCCATAAGCAATGAGCAATCACAAAATTTCTACTCACTCGGAAGCATTGCCTATGAGCCAGTATGGATTTTCTGTAGAAAAGATTTAGTAAAAATGCCGCAAGAATTCAAAGATTTAGCAAGACTTAATTTAAACGTAGGCTTAGGACCAGCAGGGGGAGGCACTCTCCCCTTAGTAAAGCGCCTTTTTGAGGCGAATGGAATTGAGATTGCCAGTCGAAATAATTTTAGAGTCAGCTCTTACGAGGCTGACTTTGAAGATCTCCTCAAATCGAAATTAGATTGCACAATTGAAGTGATGCCCTATCATGATAGGAAAGTTCAGTTTCTACTCAGAAACCCAAAAATTGCACTAATGGGTATACCAGATGCAAAAGCTTATCAAATGTCAGTTCCATACCTTGAAAAACTTGTCTTACCAGCCCATTCTGTTGATATTGCTAAATCAATACCTGATAAAGATATTTCTTTAATTGCTACTACTACAACGCTTGCTGTTAAGAAGGATTTGAATGAAGACGTTCAAACTTTACTCCTTGTAACTGTACGTGATTGTTTACAAGATTTTAAAAGTTTGTTTTTTGCATCTAGAGGGGAATTTCCGAAATATATGGACCCCTCTATACCCATAAGCCCAGTTGCTAGAAAATTTTATAACCAAGGTGTGCCGCAAATATTTAGTCACCTTCCTTTTTTCTTAGCAGGATTTACAAATAGATTATGGATTTTCTTGCTCACCGCATTTGCGCTACTGTATCCATTGGCAAAATTAAATATGAAGTTGCGTTCTATTAATTATGAAATCAGGCAAAGTCCATATCTTGAGGAATTACTCTCAATAGAGAGAAAGATCACCGCTTCTCAATTAGTTAAATCTGATGCTGAATACCTTCTTCAGCGGCTAGAGAAATTAAATAAACAGGTTATCTCTGAAAGAGTACCCATTGGCATGGAAAATTCATACTTCAATCTCCTTAGTGCGATTGAATTAGTAAGAAGTAAAATTGCATCTAATTCCAGATATTAA
- the phaZ gene encoding polyhydroxyalkanoate depolymerase has product MLYLLQNTIASSIRPMRQSLRIVRATLNSAANPFINTELHKSNLAWLDVIEQLSGAHLKPEWGIHETEVNGGAVEIQDEIVLKRTYCQLVHFKKVATKLHQPKLLIVAPYSGHFATLLRGTVEAMLPEHDVYITDWLDCKNIPTNQDRFNLNDFIDYLIDFLHFLGPKTHVLAVCQPTVAALATTAIMSDWGDRCQPCSLTLIAGPIDTRVNPTKVNEFAKSHDLEWFEKNLIQPVPPPFLGMGRRVYPGFLQLNSFMAMNSDRHAISIDAMHEALVRGNEEEAHRRKAFYDEYLSVMDLTEEFYLQTIKEVFQEHSLPQGKMMSRWHQVDTKHIRKSYLMVIEGEEDDICGVGQTKAAFDITPNLPEKHKRYELIQGVGHYGTFNGAVFRRTIAPMITQFIQDADQHHEVTVSPSQVTTTGDQS; this is encoded by the coding sequence ATGCTATACCTTTTGCAAAACACAATTGCTTCCAGTATTCGACCAATGCGTCAATCTCTCAGGATTGTGCGGGCTACTTTAAATAGTGCGGCCAACCCATTTATTAATACGGAACTCCATAAATCTAATCTTGCTTGGCTAGATGTCATAGAGCAATTGTCAGGCGCTCATCTCAAGCCGGAGTGGGGTATTCATGAGACTGAGGTTAATGGAGGGGCAGTTGAGATTCAAGATGAAATAGTTCTCAAGCGAACTTATTGCCAATTAGTGCATTTCAAAAAAGTAGCCACAAAATTACATCAACCAAAACTACTCATTGTTGCTCCCTATTCGGGGCACTTTGCCACCCTTTTGCGAGGTACCGTTGAGGCAATGCTACCAGAGCATGATGTTTACATTACTGATTGGTTAGATTGCAAGAACATTCCCACCAATCAAGATCGCTTTAATCTTAATGATTTCATAGACTACTTAATTGATTTCTTGCATTTCTTAGGCCCTAAGACCCATGTGTTGGCAGTGTGTCAGCCTACCGTAGCCGCCCTTGCAACTACTGCCATCATGTCAGATTGGGGTGATCGCTGTCAGCCATGCTCATTAACGCTGATCGCTGGACCGATTGATACTCGAGTAAATCCAACCAAGGTTAATGAGTTTGCAAAATCTCACGATCTAGAGTGGTTTGAGAAAAATTTGATTCAACCTGTGCCACCACCATTTTTAGGCATGGGCAGAAGGGTTTATCCAGGTTTTTTACAGCTAAACAGTTTTATGGCTATGAATTCTGATCGTCATGCCATCTCAATTGATGCCATGCACGAGGCATTGGTTCGGGGAAATGAAGAAGAAGCCCATCGGCGCAAAGCTTTTTATGATGAATATCTTTCAGTGATGGATTTAACCGAAGAGTTTTATCTTCAAACCATCAAAGAAGTCTTTCAAGAACATTCCTTACCACAAGGAAAGATGATGAGCCGTTGGCATCAGGTAGATACTAAACATATTCGCAAAAGCTATTTGATGGTCATAGAAGGTGAAGAGGATGATATTTGTGGTGTTGGTCAAACGAAAGCGGCATTTGATATCACGCCAAACCTACCTGAAAAACACAAACGCTACGAGTTGATTCAAGGAGTAGGGCATTACGGAACCTTTAATGGCGCAGTGTTTCGTCGCACGATTGCCCCAATGATTACCCAATTTATTCAAGATGCTGATCAGCACCATGAAGTAACAGTTTCACCTTCCCAAGTAACTACAACAGGAGACCAATCATGA
- a CDS encoding OsmC domain/YcaO domain-containing protein yields MEIKVNFLDKFRLEAKFDDFTVIADQPIRYKGDGSAPGPFDYFLASSALCAAYFVKLYCDARKIPTENIRLSQNNIVDPENRYQQIFKIQVELPEDISANDRQGILRSIERCTVKKVVQAGPEFVIEEVKNLDEDAQTLLALKPVGDASTFIAGKDLPLEQTIANMTSMLANLGIKIEIASWRNIIPNVWSLHIRDAHSPMCFTNGKGSTKESALASALGEYIERLSNNHFYAGTFWGEEIANSTFVHYPNERWFKPATNDALPTEILDKYCLKIFNPDGELRGSHLIDTNSGNSERGICSLPYVRQSDGKTVYFPSNLIENLYVSNGMSAGNTLAEAQVQCLSEIFERAVKREILEGELALPDVPKEVLAKYPGILAGIQGLEEQGFPVLVKDASLGGVYPVMCVALMNPRTGGVFASFGAHPSLEVALERSLTELLQGRSLEGLNDLPPPTFASEAVAEPNNFVEHFIDSSGIVSWRFFSAKPDYDFVEWDFSGHGKNSNTEEAATLFGILKDMGKDSYVAVYDQLGAIACRILVPGYSEVYPVEDLIWDNTNKALLFREDILNVHSLGDEQLSALLERLTNNELDEYGDIATLIGVEFDENTPWGQLTVLELKLLIHLALGQFDEALELVGAFLQYNDNTMERRLFYRALEAVLEILQNKDLKIDDYIINLRRMFGDIRMDAVMGSVDGSVRFYGLTPTSIKLEGLDRHHRLIDSYRKLHEARSRVHARAT; encoded by the coding sequence ATGGAAATTAAGGTCAACTTTCTCGATAAGTTTCGTCTAGAGGCGAAGTTCGATGACTTCACTGTAATCGCGGATCAGCCGATACGCTATAAGGGCGACGGCTCTGCCCCTGGCCCCTTTGATTACTTTTTGGCCTCATCCGCTTTATGTGCTGCTTATTTTGTGAAGCTGTATTGTGATGCGCGCAAGATTCCCACAGAAAATATTCGTCTATCTCAAAACAATATTGTTGACCCTGAAAACCGATATCAGCAGATTTTTAAGATTCAGGTTGAGTTACCGGAAGATATTTCTGCCAATGATCGCCAAGGTATTTTGCGCTCCATTGAACGTTGTACAGTTAAAAAAGTGGTGCAAGCTGGCCCAGAGTTTGTGATTGAGGAAGTAAAAAACCTGGATGAGGATGCACAGACATTGTTGGCTCTAAAGCCAGTTGGTGATGCCAGCACCTTTATTGCTGGTAAAGATTTGCCGCTTGAGCAAACGATTGCCAATATGACTAGTATGTTGGCGAATCTCGGAATCAAGATTGAAATTGCCTCATGGCGCAACATTATTCCCAATGTCTGGTCTTTACATATTCGTGATGCGCACTCACCGATGTGTTTTACCAATGGCAAGGGGTCAACGAAGGAAAGCGCTTTGGCATCAGCCTTGGGCGAGTATATCGAGCGACTAAGCAATAACCACTTCTACGCCGGAACATTTTGGGGTGAAGAGATTGCCAACAGCACATTTGTTCACTACCCGAATGAGCGCTGGTTCAAACCAGCCACCAACGACGCTCTGCCAACAGAGATTCTAGACAAATACTGCCTGAAGATTTTTAATCCTGATGGCGAATTACGTGGCTCACATTTAATCGATACTAACTCTGGAAATTCTGAGCGCGGTATTTGTTCGTTGCCGTATGTACGTCAATCAGATGGTAAGACCGTTTATTTTCCATCTAACCTTATTGAAAATCTTTATGTCAGCAATGGTATGAGTGCTGGCAATACTTTGGCTGAGGCGCAGGTGCAATGTCTGTCAGAGATTTTTGAGCGCGCAGTTAAGCGCGAAATTCTGGAAGGCGAACTCGCTCTTCCTGATGTGCCCAAGGAAGTGCTCGCTAAATACCCCGGTATTTTGGCCGGCATTCAGGGCCTAGAAGAGCAGGGCTTTCCTGTACTGGTAAAGGATGCATCGCTGGGTGGAGTTTATCCAGTGATGTGCGTCGCTTTGATGAATCCGCGGACAGGCGGTGTGTTTGCATCATTCGGAGCGCACCCCAGTTTGGAGGTCGCACTGGAGCGGAGTTTGACGGAATTGTTGCAGGGGCGAAGCTTAGAGGGCTTAAATGATTTGCCTCCGCCGACCTTTGCAAGTGAAGCAGTGGCTGAACCAAATAATTTTGTTGAACACTTTATTGACTCTAGCGGTATTGTGTCCTGGCGCTTCTTCAGCGCAAAGCCCGATTACGATTTTGTCGAATGGGATTTTTCTGGTCACGGCAAGAACTCAAATACCGAAGAGGCGGCAACCTTGTTTGGCATTCTCAAAGATATGGGTAAAGATTCTTACGTGGCGGTATACGACCAGCTGGGTGCGATTGCATGCAGGATCTTGGTACCCGGTTATTCAGAGGTCTATCCAGTAGAAGATCTGATTTGGGATAACACCAACAAAGCGTTGCTGTTCCGCGAGGATATTTTGAATGTCCATTCCTTGGGTGATGAACAATTAAGTGCTTTGCTTGAGCGCCTCACGAATAATGAACTAGATGAATATGGCGATATCGCTACATTGATTGGTGTTGAGTTTGATGAAAATACGCCCTGGGGTCAGCTAACAGTTCTGGAATTGAAGCTTCTAATTCATCTAGCGTTGGGGCAATTTGATGAGGCGCTAGAGCTGGTTGGCGCCTTCCTTCAATATAACGACAATACTATGGAGCGCAGGTTATTTTATCGGGCTCTAGAGGCGGTGCTGGAGATTCTGCAAAACAAAGATTTGAAGATTGATGACTACATAATCAACTTACGCCGGATGTTTGGCGACATCAGAATGGATGCCGTAATGGGCTCGGTGGATGGCAGCGTGCGTTTCTACGGACTAACTCCAACCAGCATAAAACTGGAAGGCCTTGATAGGCACCATCGCTTGATCGATAGCTATAGAAAATTACATGAGGCACGCTCCAGGGTCCATGCCAGGGCTACTTAG
- a CDS encoding response regulator, which yields MASILVVDDEMGIRELLNEILTDEGHTVYAAESAIQARTIREQMRPDLVLLDIWMPDTDGITLLKEWSKTGQLTMPVVMMSGHATIDTAVEATRIGALNFLEKPIALQKLLKTVSKALESSPKYVEPATERAVPSNANQAAAPKPAAGEPAPVPLEGEYISGIAKTYFDLPLREARDLFEKAYFEHQMQIMGGSMTKISEYTGLERTHLYRKLKALGIDTSRNKGEQ from the coding sequence ATGGCTAGTATTTTGGTTGTTGATGACGAGATGGGAATTCGTGAGCTTCTCAATGAGATTCTGACGGACGAAGGTCATACGGTGTATGCAGCGGAGAGTGCTATTCAGGCCCGTACCATTCGTGAGCAAATGCGCCCTGATCTTGTCTTGCTGGATATTTGGATGCCAGATACTGATGGCATTACCTTGCTTAAAGAGTGGTCTAAAACAGGTCAGCTCACCATGCCCGTGGTGATGATGTCTGGTCATGCCACTATTGATACGGCAGTTGAAGCTACACGAATTGGCGCATTGAATTTTTTAGAAAAGCCAATTGCATTACAAAAGCTGTTGAAGACCGTTAGTAAGGCCCTAGAAAGTTCCCCAAAATATGTTGAGCCAGCTACGGAAAGGGCCGTTCCATCCAACGCCAATCAGGCCGCCGCCCCAAAGCCAGCTGCTGGTGAGCCGGCTCCAGTGCCGCTTGAGGGTGAGTACATTAGCGGTATTGCAAAAACCTATTTTGATTTACCTTTGAGGGAAGCAAGAGACCTCTTTGAGAAAGCTTATTTTGAGCATCAAATGCAAATCATGGGTGGCAGCATGACCAAGATTTCTGAGTACACGGGTTTAGAAAGAACCCACTTGTATCGCAAGCTAAAAGCCCTGGGCATAGATACATCTCGCAATAAGGGCGAGCAATAA